The Streptococcus pluranimalium genome contains a region encoding:
- a CDS encoding VirD4-like conjugal transfer protein, CD1115 family encodes MFSWIEAIYYTLIQLAKVNQFNAFLLVSLVGYLAYQGIKVVREPLRDFIQLIRGLIDDRECIVNKGNELSHFWKYRHEIDWKSARKGKSKQFWNLMKRLSTAIPSFLFLLIGNLLFRLIYKLPFVKQDRKRFDKEMKPLLYFKNYRSFVIMGLGFSFIALILTSYLVTVLRAAIRFLYFSLMTLRDSSQVVTFNVDSLLIQNLFNARVFFIAPILALPIFLIGLVIAWRSAWVNFEQYRDYNHNEEGDDRFARVKEIHQQYKKVPNKTETYSGEGGVPVLHETRRSLTGLTLGSQMLWQNRTFSRYMTNAERILGIYARASGDYYIDDSTTNMLGIGMTRSGKGEGHITTTMDINSRAEIQPSMVLADPKGEHYQSSYKTMRRRGYDVNVLSFQNMDWSMSYNPLALAIAAAKKGYYEMTQTRVNAVAEAIYRKTKPGVGNGNAKYWEDTSISLFNAIAMALIDRANETFKNGETDAWDTVTVRNIAKFLTDLGSEEVFVNDFGEIIENPDRDQQVKKKSKITVYFDNLRKINQEQFSKFRDMADLNFRSSDFASEETKGNVFSSMMSGINLFLQDNIAKLTSKNSIDLESVGFPRRLSVKFRSSSNVAMRNEYAHKTAKVTITSQSVWGKTTRQVTHVNAATALIDGEGYLTYVIDPKLPDQFLVTIDFDHENNGDAAIRSNVFQFSAEKVYQKRGKIIKLDEYTRKPVLDCIKVTVLNKQENTLLQEEDIDLIYSDNPKVIYLVTPPNRTEYNSIVSLFLDQLFNANYELALSNGRKCVNRILHILDEFTNIPAIPHMDTKISIGLGQNILYYLWIQNLEQLVDKYGENVAATIQDNCSLKIYVKSTSDKTNSRFSKDLGSRTITRRRRSSNILDEANPNVSIENPKQELLTPTQLAKLQEGEAVILRGVKGRDNAGRKVTTDPIFLHEKTAFPYRYMFLQEEFDHSMTLADIPVESEHRELDLQDIAVGAQSTFNKIIDWRQALTDRMRSNGEVPQLATRQQPSKPLAQAQFASPADLTYAVIAEVFDEEEDDDLFFVDDVM; translated from the coding sequence ATGTTTAGTTGGATAGAAGCCATTTATTACACGCTTATTCAATTAGCTAAAGTCAATCAATTCAATGCTTTTCTCTTAGTGAGTCTTGTAGGATATCTTGCTTACCAGGGAATAAAAGTTGTGAGGGAACCGCTTAGGGATTTTATCCAGTTGATAAGAGGTTTGATAGATGATAGAGAATGTATAGTAAATAAAGGAAATGAACTAAGTCATTTCTGGAAGTATCGTCATGAAATTGACTGGAAGTCAGCTAGGAAAGGTAAGAGTAAACAGTTTTGGAATCTTATGAAGCGACTTTCGACAGCTATTCCTTCATTTTTGTTCTTGCTAATTGGCAACCTTCTCTTTAGACTTATTTATAAATTACCTTTTGTGAAGCAAGACAGGAAGCGATTCGACAAGGAAATGAAGCCTTTGCTCTACTTCAAAAACTATCGTAGTTTTGTAATCATGGGTTTGGGATTCAGCTTTATTGCTTTGATTCTGACAAGCTATCTGGTAACTGTGCTAAGAGCAGCCATTCGATTTCTGTATTTTTCGCTCATGACGTTAAGAGATAGTAGCCAAGTAGTTACCTTTAACGTTGACAGCTTGCTGATTCAGAATTTATTTAATGCTAGAGTATTTTTTATAGCACCAATCCTAGCATTACCAATCTTCCTTATTGGTTTAGTCATTGCCTGGCGTTCTGCTTGGGTGAACTTTGAACAGTACCGTGATTACAACCATAATGAGGAAGGGGATGATCGCTTTGCGAGAGTCAAAGAAATTCATCAGCAATATAAGAAAGTTCCTAACAAGACAGAAACTTATTCAGGTGAAGGTGGTGTTCCTGTTCTCCATGAGACAAGAAGGAGTCTCACAGGTTTGACTCTCGGGTCACAGATGCTTTGGCAAAACCGTACTTTTAGCCGATATATGACGAATGCTGAAAGGATACTAGGGATTTATGCGAGAGCTTCAGGTGATTATTACATCGATGACAGCACTACTAATATGCTTGGTATTGGTATGACACGCTCTGGTAAGGGTGAAGGTCATATTACAACGACTATGGATATCAATAGTCGTGCTGAAATTCAACCATCTATGGTTCTTGCCGATCCCAAGGGAGAGCATTATCAGTCTTCCTATAAAACTATGCGCAGACGTGGCTATGATGTTAATGTCCTATCTTTCCAAAATATGGACTGGTCCATGTCCTATAACCCTCTAGCACTTGCAATAGCAGCAGCTAAGAAGGGGTACTATGAAATGACACAGACACGGGTCAATGCGGTTGCTGAAGCGATTTATCGTAAAACGAAACCAGGTGTTGGCAACGGCAATGCTAAATACTGGGAAGATACCTCTATTTCCCTCTTTAATGCGATTGCAATGGCTCTGATTGACCGAGCTAATGAAACATTCAAGAATGGTGAAACGGATGCCTGGGATACTGTTACAGTCCGTAACATTGCCAAATTCTTAACCGATTTGGGTTCTGAAGAAGTCTTTGTTAATGACTTTGGAGAAATCATTGAGAATCCAGATCGAGATCAGCAAGTTAAGAAGAAATCGAAAATCACAGTTTACTTTGATAATTTGCGTAAAATTAATCAAGAGCAGTTTTCTAAGTTTCGAGATATGGCCGACCTTAACTTCAGGTCATCTGACTTTGCTTCAGAAGAAACTAAAGGAAACGTCTTCTCCAGCATGATGTCTGGTATTAACCTATTCTTGCAAGATAACATTGCAAAACTCACATCTAAGAATTCGATTGATCTAGAATCAGTTGGTTTCCCACGTCGTCTGTCTGTTAAATTCCGCTCCAGTTCTAATGTAGCTATGCGCAACGAATACGCTCATAAGACCGCTAAGGTCACGATTACCAGTCAATCAGTTTGGGGTAAAACAACCAGACAAGTTACTCACGTAAACGCAGCAACAGCTCTTATTGATGGAGAAGGCTATCTTACCTATGTGATTGACCCCAAACTTCCTGATCAGTTCTTGGTAACCATTGACTTTGATCATGAAAACAATGGTGATGCAGCAATCCGTAGTAATGTCTTCCAATTCTCAGCTGAGAAAGTTTATCAGAAACGTGGTAAAATTATCAAACTTGATGAGTATACGAGAAAGCCAGTTTTGGACTGCATCAAGGTTACTGTCCTGAACAAACAAGAAAATACCCTTCTCCAAGAAGAAGATATTGACTTGATTTACTCGGATAATCCTAAGGTGATTTACCTAGTAACACCACCAAATAGGACCGAGTATAACAGCATTGTTTCTCTGTTTTTGGATCAACTGTTTAACGCCAACTATGAGCTGGCCCTGTCAAATGGTCGGAAGTGTGTTAATCGAATTCTTCATATCCTAGATGAGTTTACCAATATTCCAGCTATTCCTCATATGGATACTAAGATTTCAATTGGTCTTGGCCAAAACATTCTTTACTATCTCTGGATTCAAAACCTGGAACAGTTAGTTGATAAATACGGCGAGAATGTCGCAGCGACTATTCAAGACAACTGTTCGCTTAAAATCTACGTGAAATCTACTTCTGATAAAACCAATAGTCGCTTCAGTAAGGATTTAGGATCACGTACCATTACACGTCGCAGACGATCCAGCAATATTTTAGATGAAGCGAATCCGAATGTGTCTATCGAAAATCCCAAACAGGAACTACTGACCCCTACCCAGTTGGCTAAACTTCAAGAAGGAGAAGCGGTTATTCTTCGTGGTGTCAAAGGTCGAGACAATGCGGGACGTAAGGTTACGACAGATCCAATTTTCCTCCATGAGAAGACAGCTTTCCCATATCGCTATATGTTCCTTCAAGAAGAGTTTGATCACTCTATGACATTGGCTGATATTCCAGTCGAAAGTGAGCACAGAGAGCTTGATCTTCAGGATATAGCCGTAGGGGCACAAAGTACCTTCAATAAGATTATTGATTGGCGACAGGCTTTAACAGACCGTATGAGAAGCAACGGAGAAGTCCCTCAATTAGCAACGAGGCAGCAACCCTCTAAACCTTTAGCTCAGGCTCAATTCGCTTCTCCAGCCGATTTAACCTATGCTGTCATTGCAGAAGTTTTTGATGAGGAAGAGGACGACGATCTCTTCTTTGTGGATGATGTGATGTAA
- a CDS encoding SspB-related isopeptide-forming adhesin, which translates to MNSHTQGHGFFRKSKAYGLVCGIALAGALAFGGASQASADEVVAPAEAEATVVTTLTEPTTNQPQAVTSPELNKAVTEAEAAGVTVTTEPTVSHTNEASAQADLDQQTQAVKEATEQVNANTQAIKEATAQNAQIDAQNQAEKERVEAENKAGQAAVDAKNAEKKAKVDQANQSAKQEADKTNAQLKADYEKKLAEIESVEAHNKAVADRNTQAQSDAEARNAQLKADYETKLKAYEKVLADRQTLAGNQVTFKGYGKSEVLNSYGQRTTDVVTVNNDGTFVLTEPQSDTDGVFANTKVTGKLIFTKRFDEATQKVIVTITGVQLNTWQLDLTRKTTAVNRNISASYKDLAGNTLYTRNFDGLSSIGVQNINKSFALNKEIILSDGQTSAEVMFLKTVPNWVYEAPSSLYATLTYKALALPEKPEEPTYTPARPEAEKPVPARPEAPKYVTPEVLTFTPEVFTPKTPTVKPHVPVPEKVSVSVAVHPVTVPVANPSKDVIDSDGNSINGLSVLPNSELNYVAKHDFSQYKGMTASAEDILKNFIFIDDYKDEALDGKSMVVNSITAENGDDVSQLLEMHHVLSKEALDEKLQAILNNSGLSPVGEFYMWVAKDPESFFTAYVQKGLDITYNLSFKVNQSFTEGDIVNGVAQIDFGNGYLGNLVVNHLPKPEVHKDVLDKQGGKSINNGTIKVGDEVTYELEGWVVPTGRSYGLFEYKFVDQLQHSHDLYLKDSVIAKVDITLADGSVIKKGTDLAKYTETVYNKETGRYELAFKKDFLEQVARSSEFGADAFIVVKRIKAGDVYNDYTLYVNGNPVKSNRVVTHTPEDPKPSKPNTPTPQTPVQGASVATLPQTGEATSSSLLATALGVMTLGLAGLGLRKKKEEN; encoded by the coding sequence ATGAACTCACACACACAAGGACACGGATTTTTTCGTAAATCAAAAGCATACGGTTTGGTATGTGGTATTGCCTTAGCAGGTGCTTTGGCATTTGGAGGCGCAAGCCAAGCCTCAGCGGACGAAGTGGTTGCACCAGCTGAAGCAGAAGCGACAGTTGTGACGACGTTAACGGAGCCAACGACTAATCAACCGCAGGCGGTGACTTCACCAGAACTTAATAAGGCTGTGACTGAAGCAGAAGCGGCAGGTGTTACGGTAACAACCGAGCCAACAGTTTCGCACACCAATGAAGCAAGCGCTCAAGCTGATTTAGACCAGCAAACACAAGCTGTTAAAGAAGCGACTGAACAAGTCAACGCTAATACACAAGCGATTAAAGAGGCAACGGCTCAAAATGCCCAAATTGATGCCCAGAATCAAGCTGAAAAAGAACGTGTTGAAGCTGAAAACAAAGCAGGACAAGCTGCGGTAGATGCTAAAAATGCCGAAAAAAAAGCCAAGGTTGATCAAGCTAACCAATCAGCTAAACAGGAAGCGGACAAAACAAATGCCCAACTTAAAGCGGACTATGAGAAAAAATTAGCTGAGATTGAATCTGTCGAAGCTCACAATAAAGCAGTGGCAGATCGTAATACTCAAGCTCAATCTGATGCGGAAGCACGGAATGCGCAACTCAAAGCAGACTATGAGACGAAGTTAAAAGCCTATGAAAAAGTACTTGCGGATCGTCAAACCCTTGCAGGTAATCAAGTGACCTTCAAGGGCTACGGTAAATCAGAAGTCCTCAATTCGTATGGTCAAAGAACAACGGATGTTGTTACAGTTAATAATGATGGTACCTTTGTGCTAACAGAGCCGCAATCAGATACAGATGGTGTCTTTGCCAATACCAAGGTAACAGGGAAGTTGATCTTTACCAAACGCTTTGACGAAGCGACTCAAAAAGTGATTGTGACCATTACTGGAGTCCAATTAAACACTTGGCAGTTAGATTTAACACGAAAGACAACAGCTGTTAACCGTAATATTTCTGCTTCTTACAAAGATTTAGCAGGTAATACCCTCTATACTCGTAATTTTGATGGTTTATCATCTATCGGTGTTCAAAACATCAATAAGAGTTTTGCCCTAAACAAAGAAATTATTCTTTCAGACGGTCAAACTTCTGCTGAAGTCATGTTCCTAAAAACGGTACCTAACTGGGTTTATGAAGCACCTTCTAGTCTTTATGCGACCTTGACTTATAAGGCGTTAGCTCTCCCAGAAAAACCAGAAGAGCCAACGTATACGCCAGCTCGACCAGAAGCTGAAAAACCAGTGCCAGCTCGACCAGAAGCACCTAAGTATGTGACGCCTGAGGTATTGACCTTCACTCCTGAAGTGTTTACACCAAAAACACCAACGGTTAAACCACATGTACCAGTCCCTGAAAAAGTATCTGTAAGCGTAGCGGTACACCCTGTCACAGTTCCAGTTGCCAATCCGTCAAAAGATGTTATCGATAGTGATGGCAATTCTATTAATGGTTTATCAGTGTTGCCTAATAGCGAGTTAAATTATGTGGCTAAACATGATTTTAGTCAATATAAGGGTATGACAGCATCAGCCGAGGATATCCTTAAAAACTTTATCTTTATTGATGATTATAAAGATGAAGCCCTTGATGGCAAATCAATGGTCGTTAACAGTATCACAGCCGAAAACGGTGATGATGTGTCACAACTCCTTGAGATGCACCATGTGCTTTCTAAAGAAGCCCTAGATGAGAAACTACAAGCTATTCTAAACAATAGTGGTTTGTCTCCAGTCGGCGAATTTTACATGTGGGTTGCTAAAGATCCAGAAAGCTTCTTTACAGCTTACGTGCAAAAAGGCTTAGATATCACCTATAACCTATCCTTTAAAGTCAACCAAAGCTTTACAGAAGGTGATATTGTCAATGGTGTGGCTCAAATTGATTTTGGTAATGGCTATCTAGGTAATCTCGTCGTTAACCATCTGCCAAAACCTGAAGTCCACAAAGACGTGCTAGATAAGCAAGGCGGAAAATCGATCAATAATGGTACGATTAAAGTTGGTGATGAAGTCACTTACGAACTAGAAGGTTGGGTTGTGCCAACAGGTCGCTCTTATGGCCTCTTTGAGTACAAGTTTGTGGATCAATTGCAACATAGCCACGATCTTTACTTAAAAGATAGTGTCATTGCTAAGGTTGATATTACCTTAGCAGATGGCTCAGTAATCAAAAAGGGTACTGATTTAGCTAAGTATACTGAAACAGTCTATAACAAAGAAACAGGTCGTTATGAGTTAGCCTTCAAGAAAGATTTCCTTGAACAGGTCGCTCGTTCGAGTGAATTTGGCGCAGATGCTTTTATCGTTGTGAAACGTATCAAAGCTGGTGATGTTTACAATGACTACACCTTGTATGTCAATGGCAACCCAGTTAAATCAAACCGAGTGGTCACTCATACGCCAGAAGATCCAAAACCATCAAAACCAAACACACCAACACCACAGACACCAGTTCAAGGTGCAAGCGTTGCGACTCTTCCTCAAACAGGGGAAGCAACTAGCTCTTCACTCTTAGCGACTGCGCTTGGTGTGATGACACTTGGCTTGGCTGGACTTGGTCTTCGTAAGAAAAAAGAAGAAAACTAA
- a CDS encoding pLS20_p028 family conjugation system transmembrane protein: MTYDTYSDLVNALEKGFLDINGKTNGNITGENAEKMASFYRYWSNYLEPTPAFLSFLAYIPGGIAKALYSITASLEHVFNNMFKLSGLFGYLGDNNTVIGQFFYWFQVIGTTLFSLILVVSAITGVFTKPVKYKGVITNFLLVTMVTAVLPLALTTVSSVMAQDAMNIQTISSEDPEGSKHYSSLAIQPMKNNVVDLKVLIDNDFSTELFHLDDYGYIKPPKEGSTPVNQITDSPDKRDTTNFATRIDFGATYGASNSGLLKDMEDQYKKKFGVNGIKGLFLHKLNTNQDGVETITEHRIVGELNAFEPVYLRYKVNWMGMFMQYVILIVLLIAMAIKLVKSVFDIIIQAMISPLQGYSSLSSSKKYKELLRTMGGALAGIFFEVVIMRVVLEICRDLPTLSVSAVTKLSGGFFNGLNMWEQCLAACIVYIGVFLAAMQGVSMIERWLGVSTGHSDTAQQLLGAMMMGNAFASGAGSLGHAAMGLGGIGMNVASKVPGAVATGSKVLGNSLAATGGGIRGAVNAARDQGAWNAAKGGVSNMVDLAEVMGKGAVGKAKDFAGDVADNLGQKDQAAHDAVYKGLKNDAVPPRPGFNDEGEFSLNPSGQYGGENLFSDDSGMFENADSGPSGGGITDPTATPTEPVGEAFNGVSEPTLPSREALQPTENPQLPNVTHEASSKSKEAKSSKRNFQQSMQQMNHMNQQMQHAGQRMQGQSHIRGAENDDNEE, encoded by the coding sequence TTGACATATGACACTTATTCAGATTTGGTCAATGCCCTAGAAAAAGGCTTTTTAGATATAAATGGGAAAACTAACGGGAATATCACGGGCGAAAATGCGGAGAAAATGGCTTCCTTTTACAGATACTGGAGTAACTATCTGGAACCAACGCCCGCCTTCCTCTCCTTCTTAGCCTATATCCCAGGAGGTATTGCCAAGGCTTTGTACTCGATTACAGCTAGTTTGGAACATGTCTTTAACAATATGTTCAAGCTCTCTGGTCTCTTTGGCTACTTAGGTGATAACAATACGGTTATAGGTCAGTTTTTCTATTGGTTCCAGGTAATCGGCACGACTCTCTTTAGTCTGATTCTTGTTGTCTCGGCTATCACAGGTGTCTTTACCAAGCCTGTCAAATATAAGGGAGTGATTACAAACTTCCTCTTAGTAACCATGGTCACGGCCGTTTTGCCGCTAGCTCTGACGACCGTCTCCTCTGTTATGGCGCAAGATGCCATGAATATCCAAACGATTTCTAGCGAGGATCCAGAAGGGAGTAAGCATTATTCCTCATTGGCTATTCAGCCCATGAAGAACAATGTGGTGGACCTTAAAGTCCTGATTGATAATGATTTCTCAACAGAGCTCTTTCACTTAGATGATTATGGGTACATTAAACCACCCAAAGAAGGCTCTACACCTGTCAACCAGATCACGGACAGTCCAGATAAGAGGGATACGACCAATTTTGCGACACGGATTGATTTTGGAGCGACTTATGGAGCCTCAAATTCGGGTTTGCTAAAAGATATGGAAGATCAGTATAAAAAGAAATTTGGTGTTAATGGTATAAAAGGGTTGTTTTTACATAAGTTGAATACTAACCAGGATGGAGTTGAAACTATTACTGAACATCGTATCGTTGGTGAACTAAACGCTTTTGAACCCGTCTATCTACGATACAAAGTCAACTGGATGGGGATGTTCATGCAGTATGTGATTCTGATTGTACTCTTAATTGCGATGGCTATCAAGTTGGTCAAATCCGTTTTTGATATTATCATTCAGGCGATGATTTCACCTTTACAAGGCTATAGTTCCTTATCTAGCTCTAAAAAGTATAAGGAGTTGTTACGGACAATGGGAGGAGCATTGGCAGGTATCTTCTTTGAAGTCGTTATCATGCGAGTAGTCCTAGAGATTTGTCGAGATTTACCAACATTGTCAGTTTCTGCAGTGACAAAACTCTCAGGTGGTTTCTTTAACGGACTTAACATGTGGGAACAATGTCTAGCAGCTTGTATCGTTTATATCGGAGTGTTCCTTGCGGCCATGCAGGGAGTATCAATGATTGAGCGTTGGCTTGGTGTTTCAACAGGTCATAGCGACACAGCGCAACAACTTTTAGGAGCTATGATGATGGGCAATGCCTTTGCTTCTGGAGCTGGTTCCTTAGGGCATGCAGCAATGGGACTTGGTGGTATAGGAATGAATGTTGCTAGTAAAGTACCAGGTGCTGTTGCAACGGGAAGTAAGGTTCTTGGAAATAGTTTAGCAGCAACTGGAGGAGGCATTCGAGGAGCTGTTAATGCTGCTAGGGATCAAGGTGCTTGGAATGCAGCCAAAGGTGGTGTCAGCAACATGGTAGATTTAGCTGAGGTTATGGGTAAAGGAGCTGTCGGAAAAGCTAAAGACTTTGCAGGAGACGTAGCTGATAATTTAGGTCAAAAAGATCAAGCTGCTCATGATGCTGTTTACAAGGGTCTGAAGAATGATGCGGTCCCCCCACGTCCAGGATTCAATGACGAAGGCGAATTTAGTTTAAATCCTTCAGGTCAATATGGAGGAGAAAATCTATTCTCAGACGATTCTGGAATGTTTGAGAATGCTGATAGTGGTCCAAGTGGTGGAGGCATTACAGATCCTACAGCAACTCCCACAGAACCTGTAGGTGAAGCATTCAATGGTGTTAGTGAGCCAACCTTACCATCTAGAGAAGCACTACAGCCAACTGAGAATCCCCAGCTTCCAAATGTTACTCACGAAGCGTCCTCAAAATCTAAAGAAGCAAAATCCTCTAAACGTAACTTCCAACAATCAATGCAACAGATGAATCATATGAATCAACAAATGCAGCATGCGGGTCAGCGTATGCAAGGCCAATCTCATATTAGAGGTGCTGAAAATGATGATAATGAAGAGTAG
- a CDS encoding C39 family peptidase codes for MTHKKVMAGLAVATVSVATAGIAQADEVTPTPTTDVTSLETQPQAEVSQEAVAEAKATFDQAQESVNHQETVVKDAQNAKDQAQLALGNATTAVSETQELANQANPETITQAKEAVAEATQNLATAQKQLEETQATATTAQEAVASQETIVTNNQTTVANAQKEVNDAQEAVEVANQAIDETSAQTDLTAAQADLTKKNNQVKEAQEQLEEAKTADEALLAKRQEAQADLDQKTLAKTETDTLLKQVVTEMANEQVSTSLQDHAYYNQRDAIWASYYGNGSFAATGCVPASLAMVFTELARRGITPTQIADYLYNNTNYFNKTFSGTSAHGIVAATKHFGFVPTQLASQSAIIEALQAGHHVMGAVQNNKFSPWGPGYSHEVVLRGYSNGNTYVYDPYNRANIGWYPVASLWAEQSQDKDDRALGAPFFKIITQKMAELEAQKVKASSAVQTASRQLADAKATLTKLQSTALRVPGAQEALNQATADLSQAEANVVKAQEAVRLASQELAQKETNLKEAQTALSLKETTLSEAKEVLVASQAKLETLKATATAAEEAVLKAKETLETAKQALTQQETRLAGLEDAPARLAKAQEVLMAAKTDLAQKTEVLKQAQSQLETFKTLASEAQTHYMTVLSAYQASLAKDHYTQLKTDYQKVVSDGGQMVPVVDETGKVTGIINGTPSHQVKPSTEARSLASTATANRPLVNHSDDALPETGEQSSALGIAGFSLISLLGLVGLKRKA; via the coding sequence ATGACCCATAAAAAAGTGATGGCAGGTTTAGCTGTTGCAACGGTATCTGTTGCAACGGCAGGAATTGCTCAGGCAGATGAGGTGACACCGACACCTACAACTGATGTCACTAGCCTTGAAACCCAGCCACAAGCGGAGGTATCACAAGAAGCAGTTGCTGAAGCGAAAGCTACTTTTGATCAAGCCCAGGAGAGTGTGAATCATCAAGAGACAGTCGTTAAAGACGCTCAAAACGCTAAAGACCAGGCACAATTAGCTCTTGGGAATGCCACGACTGCTGTTAGTGAAACGCAAGAACTAGCTAATCAAGCCAATCCTGAAACGATTACGCAGGCAAAAGAAGCCGTTGCTGAAGCTACTCAGAACCTAGCAACTGCTCAAAAACAGCTAGAAGAGACACAAGCTACAGCTACCACGGCTCAAGAAGCGGTTGCTTCTCAAGAAACGATTGTCACTAACAATCAAACCACTGTCGCTAATGCCCAAAAAGAGGTTAACGATGCTCAAGAAGCTGTTGAGGTCGCTAACCAAGCGATTGATGAGACCTCAGCTCAAACAGACTTGACGGCTGCTCAAGCAGACCTTACCAAAAAAAACAATCAGGTCAAGGAAGCACAAGAGCAACTAGAAGAGGCAAAGACAGCTGATGAAGCTCTTTTGGCTAAACGTCAAGAAGCACAAGCAGACCTTGATCAAAAAACATTAGCCAAAACAGAAACGGATACCTTGTTAAAACAAGTGGTCACTGAAATGGCTAACGAACAAGTATCAACCAGCTTACAAGATCATGCTTACTACAATCAACGTGACGCTATTTGGGCATCTTATTATGGTAATGGCAGTTTTGCAGCGACAGGTTGTGTTCCAGCGTCGCTTGCCATGGTCTTTACAGAATTAGCGAGACGAGGGATTACCCCAACGCAAATTGCTGACTATTTGTATAACAATACTAACTATTTTAATAAGACCTTCTCAGGTACAAGTGCTCACGGGATTGTCGCTGCTACAAAACACTTTGGTTTTGTGCCGACTCAGTTAGCTAGTCAATCTGCCATTATAGAAGCTCTTCAGGCAGGACATCATGTGATGGGAGCTGTACAAAATAACAAGTTCTCCCCTTGGGGTCCAGGCTATAGTCATGAAGTCGTTCTAAGAGGTTACTCTAACGGTAATACTTATGTATATGATCCTTATAACAGAGCTAATATTGGTTGGTATCCTGTAGCGAGTCTTTGGGCAGAACAAAGTCAAGATAAAGATGATCGTGCTTTAGGGGCACCGTTCTTCAAGATTATCACTCAAAAAATGGCAGAGCTAGAGGCTCAAAAAGTGAAAGCATCATCAGCTGTTCAAACGGCTAGTCGTCAACTAGCAGACGCTAAAGCAACCTTAACCAAGCTACAATCGACAGCGCTACGAGTACCAGGAGCGCAGGAGGCGCTTAATCAAGCAACAGCTGATTTAAGTCAGGCTGAAGCTAATGTGGTTAAAGCTCAAGAAGCCGTCCGTTTAGCAAGTCAAGAATTAGCACAAAAAGAAACAAACCTTAAAGAAGCCCAAACGGCTCTATCGCTCAAAGAAACAACTTTAAGCGAGGCTAAGGAAGTCTTAGTTGCTAGTCAAGCTAAATTGGAAACGTTAAAAGCTACGGCAACAGCAGCGGAAGAAGCTGTCTTAAAAGCTAAAGAGACGCTAGAAACAGCCAAACAAGCTTTGACACAACAAGAAACAAGACTAGCAGGATTGGAAGATGCTCCAGCACGATTAGCTAAAGCTCAAGAAGTCTTAATGGCTGCTAAAACAGATTTAGCTCAGAAAACAGAGGTATTAAAACAAGCTCAATCACAGCTAGAAACCTTTAAGACATTAGCCTCTGAAGCACAAACGCATTACATGACCGTATTAAGTGCTTATCAAGCTAGTCTAGCCAAAGACCATTACACCCAATTAAAGACTGACTATCAGAAAGTTGTTTCAGATGGTGGTCAGATGGTGCCAGTTGTGGATGAAACAGGAAAAGTAACTGGTATTATCAATGGAACTCCATCCCATCAGGTGAAGCCTTCTACAGAAGCACGTAGCCTAGCAAGCACAGCGACGGCCAATCGTCCTCTAGTAAACCATTCTGACGACGCTCTTCCTGAAACAGGAGAGCAAAGTTCTGCTTTGGGAATTGCAGGTTTTAGTCTTATCAGTTTATTAGGACTAGTTGGTTTGAAACGTAAGGCTTAA
- a CDS encoding single-stranded DNA-binding protein: MQEFIANGRVSDIPVDAVGRTANGHVSFKFDFACDSSLKGNDDKPLTSFFHVQVYGKQAEIMAQSLSKGSPIIVKGEIVQRTYTNDQGQRRSYQYIAPSQHDGITFLESKEAAQRRKQNNFNSSQSVPSPTSSYPEPVDADEPF; the protein is encoded by the coding sequence ATGCAAGAATTTATTGCTAATGGACGTGTATCAGATATTCCAGTTGATGCAGTTGGTAGAACAGCTAATGGACATGTCAGTTTTAAGTTTGACTTCGCCTGTGATTCGAGTTTAAAGGGGAATGATGACAAGCCATTAACTAGTTTTTTCCATGTTCAAGTGTACGGGAAGCAAGCTGAGATTATGGCACAAAGTCTGTCAAAAGGTTCCCCTATTATTGTAAAGGGAGAGATTGTTCAACGAACTTATACGAATGATCAAGGGCAACGTCGTAGTTATCAATACATTGCACCAAGTCAACATGATGGTATCACGTTTTTAGAAAGTAAAGAAGCGGCCCAGAGACGTAAGCAAAATAACTTTAACAGTTCACAGTCAGTTCCATCACCAACTTCTTCTTATCCAGAACCAGTAGATGCAGATGAGCCATTCTAA
- a CDS encoding BRCT domain-containing protein — translation MCDLAGKVVVITGSLRPMSRQDVIMFLERNGAIVQGYVSAQTNILLTGHKQLDLFEPDKRSKKYEATISRIEEGQKITILSEEAFFNMVKKSQF, via the coding sequence ATGTGTGATCTTGCAGGTAAGGTTGTTGTGATTACAGGAAGTTTACGTCCAATGAGTCGACAAGATGTGATTATGTTCTTAGAGCGAAATGGAGCGATTGTTCAAGGGTATGTTTCTGCCCAAACCAATATTCTGCTTACAGGTCACAAGCAATTAGATCTTTTTGAACCAGATAAACGGTCTAAAAAATATGAAGCTACAATATCTAGGATAGAAGAAGGGCAAAAAATTACTATTTTGTCAGAAGAAGCATTTTTCAATATGGTTAAGAAGTCTCAATTTTGA